The following coding sequences are from one Lysinibacillus sp. FSL W8-0992 window:
- a CDS encoding ABC transporter substrate-binding protein → MKNKLLLGIGLAAILMLTACGNTTKNTTEESEATEHYPLTITNYSKAEGGSTWEKKDQVFDKAPERIMANTRPAAELLLHLGLGDKIVGVGANFGAVDKAVENEYSKLNILSDEYVGKEVTLGTNPDLVFGRGGLFDNAEWGVGTVDSLNELGVKTYVLESSVTGGTYDSIYNDIENIGEIFNVQDKAASFIKELKDRQQDISSKLESIKDEKTFAYLHTNDPKELFVYPAHDETFFNDAFKMVKLDNIFKDETGDVSIETLIAADPDVLIIPNWDGSDLTKVREEIYANPKLSSMKAIKNKQMYIVDYNYMFGYGYNTIDGMEALAKEMYPDLFK, encoded by the coding sequence ATGAAGAATAAACTATTATTAGGAATTGGTTTAGCAGCTATATTAATGTTAACAGCTTGTGGTAACACTACAAAAAATACAACTGAGGAATCCGAAGCAACAGAGCATTATCCACTGACAATTACAAACTATTCAAAGGCAGAGGGTGGTTCTACTTGGGAAAAGAAAGATCAAGTATTCGATAAGGCACCTGAAAGAATAATGGCCAACACGCGACCAGCGGCAGAATTATTATTGCATTTAGGCTTAGGTGATAAAATTGTTGGTGTTGGTGCAAACTTCGGAGCAGTTGATAAAGCTGTAGAAAATGAGTATTCAAAGTTAAATATTTTAAGTGATGAGTACGTAGGAAAAGAAGTTACATTAGGTACTAATCCAGATTTAGTTTTTGGTCGAGGTGGCTTATTTGATAATGCTGAATGGGGAGTAGGTACAGTTGATTCACTTAATGAATTAGGTGTCAAAACATATGTATTAGAATCATCAGTGACAGGTGGTACGTATGATTCAATTTATAATGATATTGAAAACATCGGTGAAATCTTTAATGTTCAAGACAAAGCAGCGAGCTTTATTAAAGAATTAAAAGATAGACAACAAGACATTTCTTCAAAATTAGAAAGCATTAAAGACGAAAAAACGTTTGCTTATTTGCATACGAACGATCCAAAAGAGCTTTTTGTTTATCCAGCACACGATGAAACGTTTTTTAACGATGCATTCAAAATGGTGAAATTAGATAATATTTTCAAGGATGAGACAGGTGATGTTAGCATTGAAACGTTAATTGCCGCAGATCCAGATGTTTTAATTATTCCAAACTGGGATGGTTCTGATCTAACAAAAGTAAGGGAAGAAATTTATGCGAATCCGAAACTATCTAGTATGAAAGCTATAAAAAATAAGCAGATGTATATTGTAGATTACAATTATATGTTCGGATATGGTTACAACACGATAGATGGAATGGAAGCCCTAGCAAAAGAAATGTACCCAGATTTGTTTAAATAA
- a CDS encoding GNAT family N-acetyltransferase produces MSNITFDHIEKIGHVIYEDEVCQHVHYPEMLSRYDSNFILFKTMPSLTTFKETARMLRTFHQKYNQKHLKFIFPSNEKISADILSYLTEENYDIGFLELYTIEPSQFATSVHRHVDVQPVTEDNLEVFLKLQYEEDLKYGETFPTEKQALLQRRFHDSHKHQLLAYYDGIPVGSTELIEENTTVEIDNLFVLEAFQRKGIGTQLQQYVMQKFLHKIVILVADGEDTPRDMYQRQNYVYQGFQYEVLKVEGD; encoded by the coding sequence ATGAGCAACATTACCTTTGACCATATCGAAAAAATTGGCCATGTCATTTATGAAGATGAAGTTTGTCAGCATGTTCATTATCCAGAGATGCTAAGTCGTTATGATAGTAATTTTATTCTATTTAAAACGATGCCCTCATTAACTACATTTAAAGAAACGGCAAGGATGCTACGTACCTTTCATCAAAAATATAATCAAAAGCACTTAAAATTTATTTTTCCATCTAACGAGAAGATTTCCGCCGATATTCTCAGTTATTTAACTGAAGAAAACTATGATATTGGGTTTTTAGAATTATATACAATTGAGCCAAGCCAATTTGCAACAAGCGTGCATCGACATGTTGATGTTCAGCCAGTGACAGAAGACAATTTAGAGGTATTTTTAAAACTACAGTATGAAGAGGATTTGAAATATGGCGAAACTTTTCCCACGGAAAAACAAGCATTACTACAACGTCGTTTCCATGATTCTCACAAACATCAGCTCCTAGCCTACTATGACGGCATCCCAGTTGGTTCTACGGAGCTTATCGAGGAAAATACAACAGTTGAAATTGATAACTTATTTGTACTTGAAGCCTTTCAACGTAAAGGGATAGGTACGCAACTTCAGCAATATGTCATGCAGAAATTTCTTCATAAAATCGTTATTTTAGTAGCTGATGGCGAAGATACACCGAGAGACATGTACCAGAGACAAAACTATGTATATCAAGGTTTCCAATATGAAGTTTTAAAGGTTGAAGGAGATTAA
- a CDS encoding methyl-accepting chemotaxis protein encodes MKKSKKQQMSISKKLTFTMVGILLLFGLVTMGFSYYIVKNSNLKDMDESLYDKGMILSKTIDQKALKSALQQPNANNNDVVRLTEEMDAINDKSDIITNLFLITVDGENINAPVLSSSVLEVGAEYNQDMIAMGLSPDFLARIKEVFETKEATATEIYKDEFGSYKTGLTPILDDDGSMLAAYAIDYDVSMVTAKALSEAMWVLLITVLFLIGSSIVVYSLLKKKLTPIQQLSLQSKKVAEGNLELEPLPVQSNDEIGVLTNNFNVMIGSLQTVIQSATNVSSRVSNTAQVLSSNMQEATDSYNSVASSMQEIASVADLQVQKAKESSVTIEEMSIGIQRIAMTSNQISESSILASEEAEKGNDSTNKSVAQMNAISKAVNQSASSVKMLGEHSNKIQEIVGIITGIASQTNLLALNAAIEAARAGEAGSGFAVVADEVRKLAEQSEASAREISTLISRIQHDTNESVNVMIHAVEEVDNGLIMINDSEKSFGQILTSIHHVTGQIQELSATIEEMAAGMEEVTSAVQDMEQFSENSRNNTSTVAETSATQLNTVQRVSEEAQVLTDLSDELLTVVKTFIVK; translated from the coding sequence ATGAAGAAAAGTAAGAAGCAGCAAATGTCAATTAGCAAGAAATTAACTTTCACAATGGTTGGTATTTTATTGCTATTTGGATTAGTTACTATGGGATTTTCCTATTATATAGTGAAAAACAGTAACTTAAAAGATATGGATGAATCCCTCTATGATAAAGGCATGATTTTATCAAAGACAATAGATCAAAAAGCATTGAAATCTGCACTGCAACAACCAAATGCTAATAATAATGATGTCGTTCGTTTAACAGAAGAAATGGATGCCATCAATGATAAATCAGATATTATTACCAATCTCTTTCTTATTACAGTAGATGGTGAAAATATTAATGCACCGGTTTTATCCTCAAGTGTTCTTGAAGTTGGGGCAGAATATAACCAAGATATGATCGCCATGGGTCTCTCTCCAGATTTCCTTGCAAGAATAAAAGAAGTTTTTGAAACAAAAGAGGCAACTGCTACAGAGATCTATAAAGATGAGTTTGGAAGCTATAAAACAGGGCTTACTCCGATATTAGATGACGATGGTTCAATGTTAGCTGCGTATGCCATTGACTATGATGTATCGATGGTAACTGCTAAAGCACTTTCGGAAGCAATGTGGGTTCTGTTAATTACTGTTTTATTCCTTATTGGGTCTTCCATCGTCGTTTACTCACTATTAAAAAAGAAACTAACGCCTATCCAACAGCTATCCTTACAATCTAAAAAAGTTGCTGAAGGTAACTTGGAGCTAGAACCTTTACCTGTTCAATCAAATGATGAAATTGGCGTGCTAACAAATAATTTTAATGTAATGATTGGAAGTTTACAAACAGTCATTCAAAGCGCAACAAATGTTTCTTCACGTGTTTCAAATACTGCACAAGTTTTATCAAGTAATATGCAGGAAGCAACGGATTCTTATAATAGTGTAGCTTCATCGATGCAAGAAATAGCAAGTGTTGCGGATTTACAAGTTCAAAAGGCAAAAGAAAGTTCAGTTACGATTGAGGAAATGAGCATTGGTATTCAACGTATTGCCATGACATCTAATCAGATTTCTGAATCCTCTATTCTTGCATCTGAGGAAGCGGAAAAAGGTAACGATTCAACGAACAAATCTGTCGCTCAAATGAATGCAATTAGTAAAGCTGTAAATCAATCGGCATCATCTGTCAAAATGCTAGGTGAACACTCAAATAAAATCCAAGAGATCGTTGGTATTATTACAGGTATCGCTTCCCAAACAAATTTACTTGCATTAAATGCGGCGATAGAGGCTGCTCGTGCAGGTGAAGCAGGAAGTGGTTTTGCTGTAGTCGCTGACGAGGTGCGCAAGTTGGCAGAGCAATCAGAGGCATCAGCAAGAGAAATTTCTACGCTAATCTCGCGTATTCAACACGATACTAATGAATCAGTAAATGTCATGATACATGCGGTAGAGGAAGTGGACAATGGCTTAATAATGATCAATGATTCCGAAAAATCATTTGGCCAAATTTTAACTTCAATACATCATGTTACTGGTCAGATTCAAGAATTATCGGCTACTATTGAGGAAATGGCAGCTGGTATGGAAGAGGTTACATCAGCTGTTCAAGATATGGAGCAATTCTCTGAAAATTCTAGAAACAATACAAGCACAGTAGCCGAAACATCTGCTACTCAGCTCAACACGGTGCAAAGAGTTTCAGAAGAAGCACAAGTATTAACAGATTTATCAGATGAATTATTAACTGTTGTAAAGACTTTTATTGTGAAATGA
- a CDS encoding MDR family MFS transporter, which produces MEQNQSIKYEFLSQDPNVKTLPIMLSLIIGAFFAVLNETLLNIALTTLMHEFHITLPTVQWMATGFMLVMGIVIPISALMLQWFTTRQLFIGVMVTFTIGTIICAIAPSFPVLLVGRLIQAIGTGLLMPIIFNVFLLLYPPENRGKIMGIVGLIFTFAPAIGPTLSGVIVEYLGWRYLFIIVIPFALFSIVFASKYLTNISEVTKPKIDVLSIIFSTIGFGSIIYGFSAAGEKGFLSPSVFVTIIIGIIGVVLFSLRQFKLKEPVMNLRVFKYPMYTHAVLMFLIIIMAMFASEIILPIFMQGPLALTAAAAGLVLLPGSLLNGLMSPFMGQLFDKFGPRVLMIPATLVLSGTVFTLSRLTAETPIWIIVLCYILLMLSVSAIMMPAQTNGLNQLPKSLYPHGTAVMTTLQPVAGAIGVAVFISIMNARQNHFLTNATNPSDPATISQAMVAGVELVYLIAFVITILAIILSFTVYRAVPKEMIETQSDSKS; this is translated from the coding sequence ATGGAACAAAATCAATCTATAAAATATGAATTCCTATCACAAGATCCTAACGTTAAAACATTACCGATTATGCTGTCGTTAATTATCGGTGCTTTTTTTGCAGTTTTAAACGAAACATTGTTAAACATTGCATTAACGACATTAATGCATGAGTTCCACATTACTTTGCCAACTGTTCAGTGGATGGCAACAGGGTTTATGCTTGTAATGGGGATAGTTATTCCAATTTCCGCCTTGATGTTACAGTGGTTTACAACAAGGCAATTGTTCATTGGTGTTATGGTCACTTTCACAATTGGAACAATCATTTGTGCAATTGCGCCTAGCTTTCCCGTTTTATTAGTAGGTCGATTAATTCAAGCAATTGGAACAGGGCTATTGATGCCGATTATTTTTAATGTTTTTTTATTATTATATCCACCAGAAAATCGCGGGAAAATAATGGGGATAGTAGGTTTGATTTTTACGTTTGCACCTGCAATCGGACCGACTTTATCTGGTGTTATTGTTGAATATTTAGGCTGGCGCTATTTATTTATTATTGTTATTCCTTTCGCCTTATTTTCAATTGTTTTTGCTTCTAAATATTTAACAAATATTTCGGAGGTCACAAAACCGAAAATTGATGTTCTGTCTATAATCTTTTCAACGATTGGCTTCGGGTCAATTATTTACGGGTTTAGTGCTGCTGGAGAAAAAGGTTTCCTTAGCCCAAGTGTATTTGTGACGATTATTATCGGAATCATTGGTGTTGTATTATTCTCTTTAAGACAGTTTAAGCTAAAAGAGCCTGTTATGAATTTACGAGTATTTAAATATCCAATGTATACACACGCAGTATTAATGTTTTTAATTATTATTATGGCAATGTTTGCATCGGAAATCATTTTACCAATATTTATGCAAGGTCCATTAGCCTTGACTGCAGCAGCGGCAGGACTCGTTCTACTACCTGGGAGCTTGCTAAATGGACTAATGTCTCCATTCATGGGGCAATTGTTCGATAAATTTGGCCCCCGTGTATTGATGATTCCTGCAACACTTGTATTAAGTGGTACAGTCTTTACGTTAAGTAGGTTAACAGCTGAAACACCTATTTGGATAATCGTATTATGCTATATTTTATTAATGCTTAGTGTTTCTGCGATTATGATGCCTGCGCAGACAAATGGTTTAAACCAATTACCTAAATCTTTATATCCACATGGCACTGCGGTTATGACAACTTTGCAGCCTGTTGCAGGTGCAATTGGTGTTGCTGTTTTTATTAGTATTATGAATGCCAGACAAAATCACTTTTTAACAAATGCGACCAATCCGAGTGATCCGGCTACAATTAGCCAAGCTATGGTTGCTGGTGTAGAACTTGTGTATCTTATTGCTTTTGTAATAACGATATTAGCGATTATTTTGTCATTTACGGTTTACCGTGCGGTTCCAAAAGAAATGATTGAAACACAATCAGACTCTAAATCTTGA
- a CDS encoding 4'-phosphopantetheinyl transferase family protein, translated as MLSFNGVQVFALPIGPQFTAFEWAKYYAQLPPDEQIRILQYQQWQDRQRALLGSIISRWAIQQLTATQEVQIVRNEYGRPYVVGDVGWRGDFNLSHSGDWLVIAVTENGHVGIDVEEIKPVTKDVMHYAMTENEITSIDEIVEPLRLKKFYELWTLKEALFKTALCPQPSPHLIDTTDEIQNISTQLIYLDERHPVSICWDRTSHINLTFLNRHQLL; from the coding sequence ATGTTAAGTTTCAATGGCGTACAAGTATTTGCACTCCCCATTGGACCACAATTCACAGCATTTGAATGGGCGAAGTATTATGCGCAACTGCCTCCTGATGAGCAAATCAGGATATTGCAATACCAACAGTGGCAGGACCGACAACGAGCCTTATTAGGAAGCATTATTTCCAGATGGGCAATTCAGCAATTGACTGCTACACAAGAGGTACAGATTGTTCGAAACGAATATGGTCGGCCTTATGTTGTAGGAGATGTTGGTTGGAGAGGTGATTTTAATCTTTCCCATTCAGGAGATTGGCTTGTCATAGCAGTAACGGAAAATGGTCATGTCGGTATTGATGTGGAGGAAATTAAGCCTGTTACGAAAGATGTTATGCACTATGCCATGACAGAGAATGAAATAACTAGCATTGACGAAATTGTAGAACCGCTACGATTAAAAAAATTTTATGAACTGTGGACATTAAAGGAAGCTCTCTTTAAAACTGCCTTATGTCCACAGCCATCACCACACTTAATCGATACGACGGATGAAATTCAAAACATTTCTACACAGCTTATTTATCTTGATGAACGACACCCTGTATCCATCTGCTGGGATCGCACATCACATATAAATTTAACCTTTTTGAATAGACATCAGCTTCTATAA
- a CDS encoding ABC transporter ATP-binding protein, producing the protein MELVAQEMEVNFGKKEIVKNISIQVKKQQFVGLIGPNGCGKSTLLKSIYKSLVPQKGMVFLDNLDVLKSSEKKISKHLGVVGQFNEMHFDLTVQQMVLLGRTPHKKMLESDTQQDFDIVEEALMRTNLLDYKNRSFLSLSGGEKQRVILARTIAQQPKFMILDEPTNHLDIRYQIEILSCVKDLNIGVLAALHDLEMAAQYCDYLYAVKDGEIYAHGTPEEVLIPDTIEALYQIKCQTFINPVTKGLGFAYGL; encoded by the coding sequence ATGGAATTAGTTGCACAGGAAATGGAAGTTAATTTCGGCAAAAAGGAAATTGTTAAAAATATATCTATACAAGTTAAAAAGCAACAATTTGTGGGCTTAATCGGACCAAACGGATGCGGAAAATCAACTTTATTAAAAAGTATATATAAAAGCCTTGTTCCGCAGAAGGGAATGGTATTTTTAGATAATCTAGATGTTTTAAAAAGCTCAGAGAAAAAGATTTCAAAGCACTTAGGTGTAGTTGGTCAGTTCAATGAAATGCACTTTGATTTAACGGTTCAGCAAATGGTGCTGTTAGGCAGAACACCACATAAAAAAATGCTAGAGTCTGACACACAACAGGATTTTGATATTGTAGAGGAAGCGTTAATGCGAACGAACTTACTAGATTATAAAAATCGTAGTTTTCTATCATTGTCTGGTGGTGAAAAACAACGTGTGATTTTAGCAAGAACAATTGCGCAACAGCCTAAATTTATGATTTTAGATGAACCGACAAATCATTTAGATATTCGCTATCAAATTGAAATTTTATCTTGTGTAAAGGATTTAAACATTGGTGTACTAGCAGCGCTCCATGATTTAGAGATGGCAGCACAGTACTGCGATTATCTTTATGCGGTAAAGGATGGGGAAATTTATGCACATGGTACCCCAGAAGAAGTACTAATACCAGATACAATTGAAGCTTTATATCAAATAAAATGCCAAACATTTATTAATCCTGTGACGAAGGGATTAGGATTTGCATATGGTCTTTAG
- a CDS encoding FecCD family ABC transporter permease: MGNIYYVIILLLIGAIFISAVYSVSIGQVSIPFKQTMSILLHAMSNGKFGSLENVDSESFLNIILQVRMPRVIFALLIGIGLALCGTVMQAVVQNPLADPYILGISSGASLGATFAILVGFGSSALLSQFGVAFGAFAGAMITSMAVLILSSIGGKATSIKLVLSGVVIGALCSSFSSLIIFFANNAEGIKTVTFWSMGSLASASWDKTPILAIVIVLGATLFLFQYRVLNTMLLGDESAITLGINLSAYRKLYMILTSLITGTMVAYAGMIGFVGLIIPHITRGIFGADHKRLMLGTLLLGGLFMIWADVLSRTLIQNVELPIGIITSVIGSPLFIYMIVKKGYNFGG, translated from the coding sequence ATGGGCAATATTTATTATGTGATTATCCTACTTTTAATAGGTGCCATATTTATATCTGCCGTTTATTCTGTATCAATTGGGCAAGTCAGCATACCCTTCAAGCAAACAATGAGCATTCTATTGCACGCAATGTCCAATGGCAAATTTGGATCGCTTGAAAATGTGGACAGTGAATCCTTTTTGAATATCATTTTACAGGTGAGAATGCCTCGGGTGATTTTTGCCTTACTAATTGGCATAGGACTTGCTTTATGTGGGACTGTTATGCAAGCAGTCGTACAAAATCCACTTGCTGATCCATACATACTTGGTATATCTTCAGGAGCTTCATTAGGAGCGACATTTGCGATTTTAGTAGGGTTTGGCAGCAGTGCATTGTTATCACAGTTTGGTGTAGCTTTCGGAGCATTTGCGGGAGCAATGATTACATCAATGGCAGTGCTTATATTATCGAGTATTGGTGGGAAGGCAACGTCAATAAAACTTGTATTATCAGGTGTTGTCATAGGAGCTTTATGTAGCTCTTTCTCAAGCCTTATTATCTTTTTTGCAAATAATGCGGAAGGTATTAAGACAGTTACTTTTTGGTCAATGGGAAGTTTAGCCTCTGCAAGCTGGGATAAAACACCGATATTAGCGATTGTTATTGTACTGGGAGCCACACTGTTCCTTTTCCAGTATCGTGTGTTAAATACAATGCTATTAGGCGATGAATCAGCTATAACGTTAGGTATCAATTTAAGCGCATACCGAAAATTATATATGATTCTTACTTCTCTTATAACAGGCACAATGGTTGCCTACGCAGGCATGATAGGCTTCGTAGGATTAATTATTCCTCATATTACAAGAGGAATATTTGGTGCAGATCATAAACGATTAATGCTAGGTACATTACTTTTAGGAGGACTATTTATGATTTGGGCAGATGTTTTGTCCAGAACTTTAATTCAAAATGTTGAATTACCTATTGGGATCATTACTTCTGTTATTGGATCACCATTATTTATCTATATGATTGTAAAAAAAGGTTACAACTTCGGAGGGTAG
- a CDS encoding non-ribosomal peptide synthetase family protein, with the protein MNKELNLLTADYQTNYNEQQTLPAHCTQLLTEADKVVYQALNQTKAFYAKDQTIPEVFYQAVEQFADRIALSFNGGSMTYRQLNERSNQIAHMLRDNGLQKGEKVAIVMERSQETIISLLGVLKAGGIYVPIDPSYPKERCQYLLNDTGALFILIKEEHTQLLNDLLHNDAQTRKVFTLNRMEITFSINNIHIDLSPADLAYIIYTSGSTGKPKGVMLKHESVINLITDNQRIYQASKYDVFSQFISYSFDPSVTETFTAFFSGARLHMLTSIERVSIEAFAEMIEREKVTTATIPNAFFTQLATHLSIEHQDKLSSLKYLSVGGEALMPAVIQKWQEKFGTTTEIINVYGPTECTVLSSYHKVKDTVIDHQSSIPIGKPIANYEMYIINKDGQLCPVNEAGELYIAGAGLAAGYLNQPEKTAEAFVPHILSIEPGRLMYRTGDLVRLLPSGVIEFVGRKDSQIKVRGFRIELGEIETVLSNHPSIQEGVILAKKMDDGNNSLFAYYTLIGGSKEEQTAIRQYLAGHLPDYMVPERLIEVQKMPLSPTGKIDRKQLAAIEVTAPLPSHYDAPENPIQKLLATAWQHVLGIERVGIHDNFFHIGGHSLKVLEILVQVKKHIPFLKIQDFFQYQTIAELDHYVCNYQPETNDTQQQQIDFVRKDLMEPSRLSVAQTPTPLAMNAVLLTGATGYLGSHILNELLINTNTHIYCLIRQSAHTTLNEKLKDSMAFYFGEDIVAMLHNRVTVIQGDLSKDKLNLSNKDYGTLAKEIDAIIHCGADVRHFGAATHFNDVNVEGTRYLLELAKSKAGVHFHYVSTIGIPEELAATQWGEKQALGEFDYDVSLTNVYTQSKLEAENLVRNAVSDKIPVSIYRVGNLTCHSQTGKFQRNIDDNAFYRMIKSMLHLGKTPTANWHVDFTPINYASQALIALARQPKSNGHIFHLCNPVPLAYLDFIEAIKDMGYELDIVSANEYEDWLLNSEHPKALQEYLSLAIAQLEGDGASDSPFIFNSEKTQDFLVNSGIVCAEPNSAFIRTMITYGIELGYFPEPKPVAVR; encoded by the coding sequence TTGAATAAAGAACTTAATTTACTTACAGCAGATTATCAAACGAACTATAATGAGCAACAAACCCTACCAGCTCATTGTACGCAATTGTTAACTGAAGCAGATAAAGTAGTTTATCAAGCTTTAAATCAAACAAAAGCCTTTTATGCGAAAGATCAAACAATACCTGAAGTATTTTATCAAGCTGTAGAACAGTTTGCTGATAGAATTGCATTATCATTTAATGGTGGCTCAATGACCTATCGTCAGCTCAATGAACGCTCCAATCAAATCGCTCATATGCTCCGAGACAACGGTTTGCAAAAAGGTGAAAAAGTGGCGATTGTTATGGAACGTAGTCAAGAAACTATTATTAGTTTACTTGGTGTTCTAAAAGCAGGTGGTATATATGTACCGATTGATCCTAGCTATCCTAAAGAGCGTTGTCAGTACTTGTTAAACGATACAGGTGCGTTATTTATATTAATAAAAGAAGAACATACTCAATTACTTAATGATTTACTACATAACGATGCCCAAACTCGTAAAGTGTTTACACTTAATCGAATGGAAATCACATTTTCAATAAACAATATCCATATCGATCTCAGCCCTGCTGATTTAGCCTATATTATTTATACATCCGGCTCGACAGGCAAGCCAAAAGGCGTAATGCTTAAGCATGAATCTGTGATCAACTTAATTACTGACAATCAAAGAATCTACCAAGCAAGTAAATATGATGTCTTTTCGCAATTTATCTCCTATAGTTTTGATCCATCCGTCACTGAAACATTTACTGCTTTTTTCTCTGGCGCTCGATTACATATGCTCACAAGTATTGAACGCGTATCAATAGAGGCATTTGCTGAAATGATTGAGCGTGAAAAAGTGACAACAGCCACAATTCCTAATGCATTCTTTACGCAGCTAGCTACTCATCTCTCAATAGAACACCAAGATAAATTATCGTCTCTAAAATATTTATCTGTAGGTGGAGAAGCACTTATGCCTGCCGTTATACAAAAGTGGCAAGAAAAATTCGGAACAACAACTGAAATTATTAATGTATATGGGCCAACAGAATGTACAGTGTTGTCCTCCTACCATAAAGTGAAGGATACTGTAATTGATCATCAATCAAGCATTCCTATTGGTAAGCCTATCGCCAATTACGAAATGTATATTATCAATAAGGATGGTCAGCTTTGCCCTGTCAATGAAGCAGGGGAACTTTACATAGCTGGTGCTGGTCTAGCTGCTGGCTATTTAAATCAACCAGAAAAAACTGCCGAAGCGTTTGTCCCACATATATTATCAATTGAACCTGGAAGATTAATGTATCGAACAGGTGATTTAGTTCGTTTATTACCGAGCGGTGTAATTGAATTTGTAGGACGCAAAGATTCTCAAATTAAAGTGAGAGGGTTCCGAATTGAGCTAGGGGAAATTGAAACGGTATTAAGTAATCACCCTAGCATTCAAGAGGGCGTTATACTTGCTAAGAAAATGGACGATGGAAATAATAGCTTGTTTGCCTATTACACTTTAATTGGCGGTAGTAAGGAAGAACAAACAGCAATTAGACAGTATTTAGCAGGTCATTTACCAGATTATATGGTACCTGAACGATTAATTGAAGTGCAGAAAATGCCCTTGTCCCCTACTGGCAAAATCGATCGAAAGCAATTAGCGGCCATTGAGGTAACAGCACCTCTACCAAGTCATTATGATGCACCCGAGAACCCAATACAGAAGCTACTAGCGACAGCTTGGCAACATGTACTCGGTATTGAACGTGTAGGTATTCATGATAATTTCTTTCATATCGGTGGGCATTCATTAAAAGTACTGGAAATTTTAGTACAAGTGAAAAAGCATATTCCGTTTTTAAAAATACAAGACTTTTTCCAATATCAAACGATTGCCGAACTAGATCATTATGTTTGTAACTACCAACCAGAAACTAATGATACACAACAACAACAAATTGATTTTGTTCGTAAAGATTTGATGGAACCAAGCCGTCTTTCCGTTGCGCAAACACCAACACCTTTAGCTATGAATGCTGTGCTGTTAACCGGTGCAACAGGCTATTTAGGAAGTCATATTTTAAATGAGCTTTTAATTAATACAAATACACATATTTACTGCTTAATTAGACAAAGCGCACACACAACACTTAATGAAAAACTTAAAGATAGCATGGCATTTTATTTCGGTGAAGACATTGTGGCAATGCTACATAATCGAGTGACTGTCATACAAGGTGATTTAAGTAAAGACAAACTTAATTTATCAAATAAAGATTACGGTACACTTGCTAAGGAAATTGATGCAATTATTCATTGTGGTGCAGATGTAAGACATTTCGGGGCTGCCACTCATTTTAATGATGTCAATGTTGAAGGGACTAGATACTTGCTCGAGCTTGCTAAAAGTAAAGCAGGTGTGCATTTCCACTATGTTTCAACAATTGGCATTCCTGAAGAACTTGCGGCTACACAATGGGGAGAAAAGCAAGCACTTGGTGAATTTGATTACGATGTTTCACTTACAAATGTTTATACCCAAAGTAAGTTAGAGGCTGAAAATCTTGTTAGAAATGCCGTGAGCGATAAAATTCCGGTTTCCATTTATCGTGTTGGCAATTTAACATGTCATTCCCAAACAGGAAAATTCCAGCGCAATATAGATGATAATGCGTTTTACCGAATGATCAAATCGATGCTTCATTTAGGAAAAACACCGACAGCTAATTGGCATGTTGATTTTACGCCAATCAATTATGCGAGCCAAGCACTTATAGCATTAGCCCGCCAACCAAAATCCAATGGGCACATTTTCCACCTATGTAACCCTGTACCCCTAGCCTATCTTGATTTTATTGAAGCAATAAAGGACATGGGATATGAGTTAGATATAGTTTCGGCAAATGAATATGAAGATTGGCTTTTAAATTCGGAGCATCCTAAAGCATTACAAGAATATTTATCATTAGCTATTGCACAACTTGAAGGTGATGGCGCAAGTGATTCGCCATTTATATTTAATAGTGAAAAAACACAGGATTTTTTAGTTAACTCGGGTATTGTATGTGCAGAACCAAATTCAGCCTTTATCCGCACGATGATTACGTATGGTATCGAATTAGGTTATTTCCCTGAACCTAAACCCGTTGCAGTTCGATAA